Proteins from one Peromyscus eremicus chromosome 8a, PerEre_H2_v1, whole genome shotgun sequence genomic window:
- the Mcrip2 gene encoding MAPK regulated corepressor interacting protein 2 isoform X2 — MPAARAADRATRARAALGAASGTLAPGKCLSHLRRNPERRGPPEPRKASRPTGTASAWRSGSPGPRLVFNRVNGRRPLTTSPSLEGTQETYTLAHEENVRFVSEAWQQVERQLDGGPADKSGPRPVQYVESSPDPRLQNFVPIDLDEWWAQQFLARITNCS, encoded by the exons ATGCCGGCAGCCCGCGCCGCCGACCGCGCTACCCGCGCGCGAGCAGCCCTTGGCGCAGCCTCAGGGACCCTGGCCCCTGGCAAG TGCCTCTCTCACCTGAGGAGGAACCCAGAGCGGCGTGGGCCACCTGAGCCCAGGAAGGCGAGCAGGCCTACCGGGACCGCGAGTGCCTGGCGGAGTGGCAG TCCGGGGCCGAGGCTTGTGTTCAATCGAGTGAACGGCCGGCGGCCCCTCACCACATCTCCATCCCTCGAGGGAACCCAAGAGACCTACACATTGGCCCACGAGGAGAACGTCCGATTTGTGTCCGAAG CCTGGCAGCAGGTAGAGCGACAGCTGGATGGCGGCCCTGCCGATAAGAGTGGCCCTCGTCCTGTGCAGTATGTGGAGAGCTCTCCTGACCCCCGGCTGCAGA ACTTTGTACCTATTGACCTGGATGAGTGGTGGGCACAACAGTTCCTGGCTAGAATCACCAACTGTTCCTAA